The proteins below come from a single Rosa rugosa chromosome 2, drRosRugo1.1, whole genome shotgun sequence genomic window:
- the LOC133734313 gene encoding uncharacterized protein LOC133734313 isoform X7: protein MEQGSWPEPRAWGARGICLTTIYQQVFPHGMLLLRYSSSKNIQMMCFFLLDNKCLSSQFFLLETTCSNGFGYSTRHELSSSFQPL from the exons ATGGAGCAGGGGAGTTGGCCTGAGCCTAGAGCTTGGGGTGCTCGCG GGATTTGTCTTACAACTATTTATCAACAAGTCTTCCCCCATGG GATGTTGCTGTTAAGGTATTCTTCAAGCAAGAATATCCAGATGATGTGCTTCTTTCTTTTAGACAACAA GTGCCTCTCATCTCAATTTTTCTTACTGGAGACGACGTGTTCAAATGGCTTTGGATATA GCACGAGGCATGAATTATCTTCATCATTTCAACCCCTTTAA
- the LOC133734313 gene encoding ornithine aminotransferase, mitochondrial-like isoform X6, with translation MSLKPHLVTTRSVLYSLNSKAKGSCIWDPEENRYLDFFVAYSAVNQDVAVKVFFKQEYPDDVLLSFRQQVPLISIFLTGDDVFKWLWI, from the exons ATGAGTTTGAAACCCCATCTAG TTACCACTCGATCAGTGTTGTATTCTCTAAACTCTAAAGCGAAGGGATCATGCATATGGGATCCTGAGGAAAACAGATATCTCGACTTTTTTGTAGCTTACTCTGCTGTTAACCAG GATGTTGCTGTTAAGGTATTCTTCAAGCAAGAATATCCAGATGATGTGCTTCTTTCTTTTAGACAACAA GTGCCTCTCATCTCAATTTTTCTTACTGGAGACGACGTGTTCAAATGGCTTTGGATATA G
- the LOC133734313 gene encoding uncharacterized protein LOC133734313 isoform X1, with the protein MEQGSWPEPRAWGARGFCCGLEGMLFNIHVLSPFSLWTFMCRDLSYNYLSTSLPPWDVAVKVFFKQEYPDDVLLSFRQQVPLISIFLTGDDVFKWLWI; encoded by the exons ATGGAGCAGGGGAGTTGGCCTGAGCCTAGAGCTTGGGGTGCTCGCG GATTTTGTTGTGGGTTGGAGGGTATGTTGTTTAACATTCATGTGCTTTCCCCCTTCTCACTCTGGACTTTTATGTGCAGGGATTTGTCTTACAACTATTTATCAACAAGTCTTCCCCCATGG GATGTTGCTGTTAAGGTATTCTTCAAGCAAGAATATCCAGATGATGTGCTTCTTTCTTTTAGACAACAA GTGCCTCTCATCTCAATTTTTCTTACTGGAGACGACGTGTTCAAATGGCTTTGGATATA G
- the LOC133734313 gene encoding uncharacterized protein LOC133734313 isoform X3 yields the protein MEQGSWPEPRAWGARGICLTTIYQQVFPHGMLLLRYSSSKNIQMMCFFLLDNNTSWADRCLSSQFFLLETTCSNGFGYSSVYISLDSWMHQFVFILS from the exons ATGGAGCAGGGGAGTTGGCCTGAGCCTAGAGCTTGGGGTGCTCGCG GGATTTGTCTTACAACTATTTATCAACAAGTCTTCCCCCATGG GATGTTGCTGTTAAGGTATTCTTCAAGCAAGAATATCCAGATGATGTGCTTCTTTCTTTTAGACAACAA CACTTCTTGGGCTGACAGGTGCCTCTCATCTCAATTTTTCTTACTGGAGACGACGTGTTCAAATGGCTTTGGATATA GCTCAGTTTATATCAGTCTAGATTCTTGGATGCATCAATTTGTGTTCATCTTGTCTTGA
- the LOC133730821 gene encoding LOW QUALITY PROTEIN: abscisate beta-glucosyltransferase-like (The sequence of the model RefSeq protein was modified relative to this genomic sequence to represent the inferred CDS: deleted 2 bases in 1 codon; substituted 1 base at 1 genomic stop codon), whose product MLPNDAVSPDTSMSAAPFSTYTSVFXESLKQFLTQNPPDCIVIEIFHRWASDVINSLGIRRIIFKGNGFFSCCMIQNVSHFGPHEKLGSDLEPFVVPGLPNWVELTKSQLPMFARNKGGPDKFGQLEDKSFGVVVNSFYELESKYVDYFKNELGKKAWGIGPVSLCNRDEADKSERGKATSVDEDNLKWCLNWLDSQEPNSVMNISFGSFARLSYKQLLEIAHGLDDSKQAFVWVIGKVFTYENKDHEDEENWLVGFEKRMRESPRGVVIRGWAPQILMLEHKSVGWFVSHYRWNSTLERERGERQSCASSSMEGLDGGARCWIGHHGRLASMWDGLDTTWTWRRGLQLKRGGAVAAGL is encoded by the exons ATGCTCCCGAACGATGCCGTCTCCCCTGACACCTCTATGTCCGCTGCCCCCTTC TCAACATACACCTCCGTGTTCTAAGAATCCCTCAAGCAATTCCTCACCCAAAACCCTCCCGACTGCATCGTTATCGAGATCTTCCACCGTTGGGCCTCTGACGTCATCAACTCCCTTGGAATTAGAAGAATCATCTTCAAAGGAAATGGGTTCTTCTCCTGCTGCATGATACAGAATGTCAGCCATTTTGGGCCACACGAGAAACTGGGCTCCGATTTGGAGCCTTTTGTGGTGCCGGGTCTGCCTAATTGGGTCGAATTGACGAAATCCCAGCTGCCCATGTTCGCCAGAAACAAAGGTGGGCCTGATAAGTTTGGGCAATTGGAGGATAAGAGCTTTGGGGTTGTGGTGAATAGCTTCTATGAATTGGAGTCAAAATATGTTGACTATTTCAAGAATGAATTGGGGAAGAAGGCGTGGGGGATCGGCCCGGTTTCACTATGCAACAGAGATGAAGCTGATAAATCTGAGAGAGGCAAAGCTACTTCGGTTGATGAGGATAATCTGAAATGGTGTTTGAATTGGTTGGATTCTCAAGAACCTAACTCAGTTATGAACATTAGTTTTGGAAGCTTCGCTCGATTGTCTTATAAACAACTTCTCGAAATCGCTCATGGGCTTGATGATTCTAAGCAGGCTTTTGTCTGGGTTATTGGGAAAGTGTTTACATATGAGAATAAAGATCATGAAGATGAGGAAAATTGGCTTGTGGGTTTTGAGAAGAGAATGAGGGAGAGTCCAAGAGGGGTTGTGATAAGGGGATGGGCTCCTCAGATTTTGATGTTGGAGCATAAGTCTGTAGGATGGTTTGTGAGTCACTATAGGTGGAACTCGacattggagagagagagaggagaga GACAAAGTTGCGCTTCATCTAGTATGGAGGGGCTGGATGGTGGTGCGAGGTGCTGGATCGGGCATCATGGGAGGCTTGCTTCGATGTGGGATGGCTTGGACACAACATGGACGTGGCGGCGCGGCTTGCAACTTAAACGTGGCGGCGCGGTTGCAGCGGGGTTGTGA
- the LOC133734313 gene encoding uncharacterized protein LOC133734313 isoform X4, whose product MEQGSWPEPRAWGARGICLTTIYQQVFPHGMLLLRYSSSKNIQMMCFFLLDNNTSWADRCLSSQFFLLETTCSNGFGYSTRHELSSSFQPL is encoded by the exons ATGGAGCAGGGGAGTTGGCCTGAGCCTAGAGCTTGGGGTGCTCGCG GGATTTGTCTTACAACTATTTATCAACAAGTCTTCCCCCATGG GATGTTGCTGTTAAGGTATTCTTCAAGCAAGAATATCCAGATGATGTGCTTCTTTCTTTTAGACAACAA CACTTCTTGGGCTGACAGGTGCCTCTCATCTCAATTTTTCTTACTGGAGACGACGTGTTCAAATGGCTTTGGATATA GCACGAGGCATGAATTATCTTCATCATTTCAACCCCTTTAA
- the LOC133734313 gene encoding uncharacterized protein LOC133734313 isoform X5: MEQGSWPEPRAWGARGICLTTIYQQVFPHGMLLLRYSSSKNIQMMCFFLLDNKCLSSQFFLLETTCSNGFGYSSVYISLDSWMHQFVFILS, encoded by the exons ATGGAGCAGGGGAGTTGGCCTGAGCCTAGAGCTTGGGGTGCTCGCG GGATTTGTCTTACAACTATTTATCAACAAGTCTTCCCCCATGG GATGTTGCTGTTAAGGTATTCTTCAAGCAAGAATATCCAGATGATGTGCTTCTTTCTTTTAGACAACAA GTGCCTCTCATCTCAATTTTTCTTACTGGAGACGACGTGTTCAAATGGCTTTGGATATA GCTCAGTTTATATCAGTCTAGATTCTTGGATGCATCAATTTGTGTTCATCTTGTCTTGA
- the LOC133734313 gene encoding uncharacterized protein LOC133734313 isoform X8 codes for MEQGSWPEPRAWGARGFCCGLEGMLFNIHVLSPFSLWTFMCRDLSYNYLSTSLPPWDVAVKVFFKQEYPDDVLLSFRQQHFLG; via the exons ATGGAGCAGGGGAGTTGGCCTGAGCCTAGAGCTTGGGGTGCTCGCG GATTTTGTTGTGGGTTGGAGGGTATGTTGTTTAACATTCATGTGCTTTCCCCCTTCTCACTCTGGACTTTTATGTGCAGGGATTTGTCTTACAACTATTTATCAACAAGTCTTCCCCCATGG GATGTTGCTGTTAAGGTATTCTTCAAGCAAGAATATCCAGATGATGTGCTTCTTTCTTTTAGACAACAA CACTTCTTGGGCTGA
- the LOC133730820 gene encoding uncharacterized protein LOC133730820 codes for MDMEILSWNCSGICNDTTTRALKDLISQNRPQIIFLCETKIRRLTDFIALRSALGFAHSKEVLSDGQSGGRGMFWTEDVQVQVGTFSPHHIDIMIDGGFGNPRWRLTSFYGFSRTSESDRSWKLLRDLRDLDSLPWVVIGDFNEILNNGEKKDGPQSTWWNSETQLRLDRAVCTESWCDIFGFARLKHLPPSNSDHVPILLHASTIHLPIRPRHHRFKFESYWLQHSECDEVVSGAWRTDVSGPPMFQVAKKIMQSRLSLDKWQKRTFKGRQQQMLGIRARMDELIDVTITEPILAEKKLLMEKLQSLLSQEETFWKQRSKVTWLKEGDRNTGYFHRKAANRRRKNTLNGLFDEIGEWCEDDEGMESVITSYFSSMFTASDIDLAAMHTTLEVIQPCVTQDMNERLCAEYSLDEVRDALFQMYPTKSPGPDGMPPLFFQHYWNDIGEDVAAAVRSFLQSGQLLRQINFTHICLIPKVSNPEHMSDLRPIALCNVIYKICSKVIANRLKVILPDLISPFQSAFVPGRLITDNILVANELAHFVHNKRDGHEGWMALKLDLSKAYDRMEWTFLRKVMERFGFDSAWIEMVMQCVCSVRYSFLLRGKPRGLVIPSRGLRQGDPLSPYLFLIGAEGFSALLQQKQNAGLLAGIEICDAAPSVSHLLFADDSMLYASASLESCYQIQDVIETYGRASGQLVNFDKSSVVFSKNVAAPMQEAVASLLGVKVVDSHEKYLGLPTYVGRKKTATFQYIKENLAKKVANWQGKLLSGAGRDILIRVVAQALPTYAMSVFQLTKNFCEDLEQMCARFWWGSTLDKRKIHWKKWKALCNPKEEGGLGFRSLSEFNTAMLAKQAWRVITNPESLCARIFKARYFPQTSFWNVEPHPSPSFSWRSIFGTRELLRKGTYWQVGKGDTVNVWSDAWIPGVPNCKPQEGNSAAGNITLVNELMCQTGVWNVPLIRDIFPLAEAAAILSIPLSSREVNDRVTWKLEKHGKFTVKTAYRFSFSMSSSRKPFDLSVGVKFWKKLWQVNIPSSAKVHIWRVCHDILPSLERLASKRVDLESMLCPLCSLAVESTLHLCRACSFTRQLLQINAVVSQVCYNPHFAHHNLLEWFCACASELSLGSLGELVYLLWGVWKERNCRVWDDKASSVNDVLIRTVSRLQDFRFHAMKSSRTGSRGVRVTRWVAPPIGWFKINVATKTGSGGFVIRDWQGTMLAGGGKPLVGLISPEHAEVEAYKHAVKFAVEQAFMPTMIETDSLLVQQQLVSHVGVNTSVLGRLYEDLGVTLAVNPNLQVVHTKRSANKMAHLMAASCSSIPNEVFYFSAPSFLQAALAAEAYNL; via the exons ATGGATATGGAAATACTTAGCTGGAATTGCAGTGGGATCTGCAACGACACGACAACTCGGGCTTTGAAAGATCTCATCTCTCAAAACCGGCCTCAGATCATCTTTTTATGTGAAACCAAGATCAGACGCTTGACTGATTTTATTGCACTCCGGTCGGCACTAGGGTTTGCGCACTCAAAGGAGGTTTTGAGTGATGGTCAGTCCGGCGGGCGGGGGATGTTCTGGACGGAGGATGTGCAGGTCCAGGTTGGTACTTTTTCTCCTCACCACATCGATATCATGATTGACGGAGGATTTGGGAACCCTAGATGGCGCCTTACGAGTTTCTACGGTTTCTCCAGAACATCCGAAAGTGACCGGTCATGGAAGCTTTTGCGTGATCTGAGGGACCTTGACTCTTTGCCGTGGGTTGTCATAGGAGATTTCAATGAGATCCTTAACAATGGAGAGAAGAAGGATG GGCCGCAGTCGACATGGTGGAACTCGGAAACCCAACTACGTCTTGATAGAGCAGTGTGTACAGAATCCTGGTGTGACATTTTTGGATTTGCAAGATTGAAACATCTTCCTCCTAGCAACTCCGATCATGTCCCTATATTGCTGCATGCTAGTACGATCCATTTGCCCATAAGGCCGAGACATCACAGGTTCAAATTTGAGTCCTACTGGTTGCAGCATAGTGAGTGTGATGAAGTTGTATCTGGAGCATGGAGAACTGATGTGTCGGGTCCACCCATGTTTCAAGTTGCAAAGAAGATTATGCAATCAAGATTGTCGTTGGATAAATGGCAGAAAAGAACGTTTAAAGGGAGGCAACAACAAATGTTGGGAATTAGGGCAAGAATGGATGAGCTAATTGATGTTACCATTACTGAACCTATTCTGGCTGAGAAGAAGTTGTTGATGGAGAAACTACAATCTTTACTCTCTCAAGAGGAAACATTTTGGAAGCAACGGTCCAAAGTCACCTGGCTTAAAGAAGGGGACCGAAATACCGGTTACTTTCATAGGAAGGCAGCTAATAGGAGGAGGAAGAATACTCTGAATGGGttgtttgatgaaattggagaatgGTGTGAGGATGACGAAGGCATGGAGAGCGTTATAACCTCCTATTTTTCTTCTATGTTCACTGCTTCTGATATTGATTTGGCGGCGATGCATACAACACTGGAAGTTATCCAACCGTGTGTGACTCAGGACATGAATGAACGGCTGTGTGCTGAATACTCTTTGGATGAAGTAAGAGATGCTCTCTTTCAAATGTATCCGACTAAGTCCCCTGGGCCTGATGGGATGCCTCCATTGTTTTTTCAGCATTACTGGAATGACATTGGGGAAGATGTCGCTGCAGCAGTTCGGAGCTTTTTACAGTCAGGTCAGCTACTTAGGCAAATAAACTTCACTCACATTTGTCTAATTCCAAAGGTATCCAATCCTGAACATATGTCTGATTTGAGACCAATAGCGTTGTGTAACGTTATATACAAGATTTGTTCGAAAGTTATTGCTAACAGGTTGAAAGTTATTTTGCCGGATCTGATTTCACCTTTTCAAAGTGCCTTTGTTCCCGGCAGATTGATCACGGACAATATTCTGGTTGCAAATGAATTAGCTCATTTTGTACATAACAAAAGGGACGGGCATGAAGGTTGGATGGCTTTGAAATTGGATCTAAGCAAAGCTTATGACAGAATGGAATGGACTTTTCTAAGAAAGGTCATGGAGCggtttggttttgattctgCATGGATTGAAATGGTAATGCAATGTGTTTGCTCTGTTAGATATTCTTTCTTGCTTCGTGGTAAACCTCGCGGCCTTGTGATTCCTAGCAGGGGGTTGAGACAAGGAGATCCTTTGTCTCCTTATTTATTTCTTATTGGGGCCGAAGGATTTTCTGCTTTGCTCCAACAGAAACAGAATGCTGGTTTATTGGCTGGGATTGAGATTTGTGATGCTGCTCCTTCGGTAAGCCATTTATTATTTGCTGATGACAGCATGCTCTATGCTTCTGCCTCGTTGGAATCTTGTTATCAAATACAAGATGTTATCGAAACTTATGGGAGAGCTTCTGGACAATTGGTGAATTTTGATAAAAGCTCGGTGGTCTTTAGTAAAAATGTAGCAGCACCTATGCAGGAGGCAGTTGCTAGCTTGTTGGGTGTGAAGGTTGTTGATtcacatgaaaaatatttaggGTTACCTACTTACGTTGGAAGGAAGAAAACAGCTACCTTTCAATATATTAAGGAGAATCTAGCCAAGAAGGTGGCTAATTGGCAAGGGAAGTTGTTGAGTGGTGCAGGCCGTGATATTTTAATTAGAGTGGTGGCACAGGCTTTACCCACTTATGCAATGAGTGTCTTCCAATTGACAAAGAATTTTTGTGAGGATTTGGAGCAAATGTGTGCAAGATTCTGGTGGGGGAGTACtcttgataaaagaaaaatccATTGGAAAAAGTGGAAGGCCCTCTGTAACCCTAAAGAGGAAGGGGGCTTAGGGTTTCGCAGTTTATCCGAATTTAATACAGCTATGTTAGCAAAACAAGCTTGGCGAGTGATTACTAATCCGGAATCTTTGTGTGCACGAATTTTTAAAGCTAGATACTTCCCACAAACTTCTTTTTGGAATGTGGAACCCCATCCCTCTCCATCCTTCTCTTGGAGAAGCATATTTGGCACTCGTGAATTGTTAAGAAAGGGTACTTACTGGCAGGTTGGTAAGGGAGACACTGTGAATGTGTGGTCTGATGCTTGGATTCCTGGAGTACCGAATTGTAAGCCTCAAGAAGGTAATAGTGCAGCAGGAAACATTACTCTGGTTAATGAGCTGATGTGTCAAACTGGTGTGTGGAATGTTCCTTTGATTAGAGACATTTTTCCACTGGCAGAAGCTGCAGCGATACTATCAATCCCTTTGTCTTCAAGGGAGGTGAATGATCGAGTGACTTGGAAACTAGAAAAACATGGTAAGTTTACTGTGAAGACTGCTTAtcggttttctttttctatgtCTTCTTCTAGAAAGCCTTTTGATTTGTCAGTGGGTGTAAAGTTTTGGAAGAAGTTATGGCAGGTGAATATACCTAGTTCTGCTAAGGTACACATTTGGCGAGTGTGTCATGATATTCTACCTTCATTGGAGCGACTTGCTTCAAAGAGGGTTGATTTAGAGTCCATGCTTTGTCCTTTGTGTTCGTTGGCAGTGGAGTCTACTCTTCACCTTTGTCGAGCCTGTAGTTTCACAAGGCAGTTGCTGCAAATCAATGCTGTGGTATCTCAGGTTTGTTACaacccccattttgctcatcaCAATCTGTTGGAATGGTTCTGCGCTTGTGCTAGTGAACTTTCTTTGGGAAGTTTGGGTGAGTTAGTATATTTACTATGGGGTGTTTGGAAAGAACGCAATTGTCGTGTTTGGGATGACAAGGCTAGCTCCGTTAATGATGTGTTGATCAGGACAGTTTCTAGGCTACAAGATTTCAGGTTTCATGCAATGAAATCGAGTAGAACTGGCAGTAGAGGAGTAAGGGTGACCCGCTGGGTAGCTCCTCCAATAGGTTGGTTTAAGATTAATGTTGCTACGAAGACAGGAAGTGGAGGTTTTGTTATACGGGATTGGCAGGGTACTATGCTTGCTGGTGGTGGGAAGCCGTTGGTTGGTTTGATCTCTCCAGAGCATGCAGAAGTAGAAGCTTATAAGCATGCTGTGAAGTTTGCGGTTGAACAGGCTTTTATGCCTACTATGATTGAAACTGATTCACTCTTAGTGCAGCAACAGTTGGTAAGTCATGTTGGGGTCAATACATCAGTGTTGGGACGTCTTTATGAAGACTTGGGGGTTACTCTGGCTGTTAACCCAAATTTGCAAGTTGTGCATACCAAAAGGAGTGCAAATAAGATGGCTCATCTTATGGCAGCTTCTTGCTCCTCAATTCCAAAtgaggttttttatttttctgcacCTTCCTTCTTACAAGCTGCTTTAGCAGCTGAAGCTTATAATTtgtaa